The genomic segment GATAGCCGGCGGTGTCGCCTACGGCGTCAACGAGCTGAACAAGCCGGACGCCTGGGAGGCGGCGGGCGACGCGAAGGTGACCGCCCCGAAGAACACCACCGGCACCAACGGCACGACCGTCGTGATCGGTGAGTCCTCCGCGAAGAAGACGCTGGAGATGTACGAGGACTCCCGCTGCCCGATCTGCGCCCAGTTCGAGCAGACCGTCGGCTCGACGGTCACCAAGGACGTCGCGGACGGCAAGTACAAGATCAAGTACGTCGGTGCCACCTTCATCGACAACAGCGACAACGGCGAGGGCTCCAAGAACGCCCTCAGCGCCCTGGGCGCGGCCCTCAACGTCAGCCCCGAGGCGTTCCTCCAGTACAAGACGGCGCTGTACTCGGCGAAGTACCACCCCGACGAGACCGAGGACAAGTTCGCCAAGGACAGCTACCTCATCGAGGTCGCGGACTCGGTGGACGCGCTCAAGGGCAACAAGGCGTTCCAGAAGGACGTCAACGACGGCACCTACGACGCCTGGGCCGTGAAGATGTCCAAGACCTTCGACTCCAGCGGGGTCACCGGCACGCCGACCCTGAAGATGGACGGCAAGAACGTGACCGCCGCGGGCAGCGACAGCGCGCCCATGACGGTCGCCGACTACACCACGGCGATCGACGCGGCGCTCAAGGGCTGACGCACCGGGTGCTCCCGGGCGGGGGCGGGCGGACACGGCCGGTGTCCGTCCGCCCCCGCCCGGTGTCCGTCCGCCCCCGCCCGGTGTCCGCCGGCCCCTGAGCCGTGCCCGGGCGGATTCCGGCCACGGCCGGCGCGGCGGTCATGTGTCCCGGAGGTCACGGCCGGGGCGCCCCTTTGCGGACACACCGCCCGCGGCGTCGACGGCCGGGTTACGGATTCGCTTCGGGGGCGTACGCGGGAAAGGCCCCGCCCGCCCGGGAAACCCACCCGTCCCACGGTGAACAGGCCGGAAGAACACTCCCCCAGGCATGACATGCACACGTAATCTCCCGGCGGAGCGGGTGGGGAAATCCCCCGCCCGCACGTCCTCGAGGAGTCCCCGTGCGCGCTCTCTTCCCGACCTCCCCCCACGTGCGTCGCCGCCTGCTCGCCACCGCCGCCCTGGCCGGAACCCTGGCCCTGACCCCGGTGTCCGCCTCCCCGGTCAACGCCTCCGCCGCTCCGGCGGCCACCGCCTGC from the Streptomyces sp. NBC_01335 genome contains:
- a CDS encoding thioredoxin domain-containing protein; protein product: MSNRNNQANKAAARERLRAERERQAKKDKARKQIIVGVSIVAVLAIAGGVAYGVNELNKPDAWEAAGDAKVTAPKNTTGTNGTTVVIGESSAKKTLEMYEDSRCPICAQFEQTVGSTVTKDVADGKYKIKYVGATFIDNSDNGEGSKNALSALGAALNVSPEAFLQYKTALYSAKYHPDETEDKFAKDSYLIEVADSVDALKGNKAFQKDVNDGTYDAWAVKMSKTFDSSGVTGTPTLKMDGKNVTAAGSDSAPMTVADYTTAIDAALKG